Proteins from a single region of Apium graveolens cultivar Ventura chromosome 7, ASM990537v1, whole genome shotgun sequence:
- the LOC141671676 gene encoding aspartyl protease AED3-like gives MKASSPLTLSPIIFFTFALVLISTAQGNNCDKPQQASTLQVFHVNSQCSPFRSQNHVSWEESVLQMQSEDKSRLLYLSSLAVAKKSVVPIASGRGIIQSPTYVVRAMVGTPPQTFLMAVDTSSDAAWVPCSGCIGCPSSTFASEKSTSFKTLGCQAPQCKQVLNPTTCTAIACSFNTTYGGSTVAANLSQDSLKLALDIIPSYTFGCIQKTTGNSVPPQGLLGLGRGPLSLLSQTQSLYKSTFSYCLPSYKSPNFSGSLRLGPTAQPFRIKYTQLLKNPRRSSLYYVNLLAIKVGKRVVDIPASAFAFNPTTGAGTVFDSGTTFTRLVQSAYIPVRNEFRRRMGKTGTVSSLGGFDTCYSVPITIPSITFMFSGMNVTLPQDNFLIHSSSGSTTCLAMAGAPDNVNSVLNVIASLQQQNHRVLFDVPNSRLGVSRETCT, from the exons ATGAAGGCCTCAAGCCCCTTAACCCTCTCCCCCATTATCTTCTTTACATTTGCACTGGTCTTAATTTCTACTGCCCAAGGCAATAACTGTGACAAGCCACAACAAGCCTCAACCCTCCAAGTCTTCCATGTCAACAGCCAATGCTCGCCATTCCGTTCGCAAAACCACGTCTCGTGGGAAGAAAGTGTGCTTCAAATGCAGTCAGAAGACAAATCCAGGCTCCTCTACTTGTCAAGCCTCGCGGTTGCAAAGAAGTCTGTGGTGCCTATTGCTTCAGGGAGAGGGATTATACAAAGCCCAACATATGTTGTGAGGGCAATGGTTGGAACACCACCTCAAACATTCCTTATGGCTGTGGATACTAGTAGTGATGCTGCTTGGGTGCCTTGCTCTGGCTGCATTGGCTGCCCTTCTTCTACTTTTGCTTCCGAAAAATCGACATCTTTTAAGACTCTTGGTTGTCAAGCTCCTCAATGCAAACAG GTTCTGAACCCCACCACTTGCACAGCCATTGCTTGCAGCTTCAACACAACCTACGGAGGCTCCACTGTGGCGGCAAACCTCTCGCAAGATTCCCTAAAACTCGCATTGGACATCATTCCAAGCTACACATTCGGCTGCATTCAGAAGACCACAGGCAACTCGGTGCCACCGCAAGGTCTTCTCGGTCTAGGCAGAGGTCCATTGTCACTGTTGTCACAAACTCAGAGCCTTTACAAATCCACATTCTCTTATTGCTTGCCTAGCTACAAGTCACCTAACTTCTCCGGTTCGCTCCGGTTGGGTCCCACTGCTCAACCCTTTCGGATCAAGTATACCCAATTACTCAAGAATCCTAGAAGATCATCACTTTACTATGTCAACTTACTTGCCATCAAAGTTGGCAAGAGAGTTGTCGACATTCCGGCTAGCGCATTCGCATTCAATCCAACTACCGGTGCAGGAACTGTTTTCGATTCAG GCACCACCTTCACTCGGCTTGTACAATCAGCCTACATTCCAGTAAGAAATGAATTTCGCAGACGTATGGGCAAAACCGGAACCGTCTCATCACTAGGCGGATTCGACACGTGTTATTCGGTCCCGATCACTATCCCATCCATCACATTCATGTTCTCGGGCATGAATGTGACACTCCCTCAAGACAATTTCCTGATCCACAGCAGCTCTGGTAGCACAACTTGCCTGGCCATGGCAGGGGCACCAGATAATGTGAACTCTGTCCTCAATGTCATTGCCAGCTTGCAACAACAAAACCATAGAGTTCTCTTTGATGTTCCAAACTCAAGGCTTGGTGTATCCAGGGAGACATGCACTTAG